The DNA sequence CTGAATGTGGACTCTGTCCCGAAAATTTCAACTTTGTGATAATGGGGATGGGCACATCCTCCATTAGCAGTAATTTTGGCAGTAAGTCCGTTTTTGAATTTGAGCAGGATTACAGCAAAGTCGTCAAAAGGAAATTTAACATCCTGTCCACCTATATTATTGCCGTATGCAAAGACTTCTACAGGTTTTTCTCCATAAATCCACATCAAAATATCAATCATGTGTACTGCTGCACCATATACGATGGAGAAAAAGTCCATTTTGCTGCGCCATCCGCCATTCATCTTATGCAGGCGGCCCCATAGATAGTCCCCTTCCATGTGGAAGATCCGTCCCATTTTCCCATTTTGCACTGCCTCTTTTACACTTATAAATAACGGTGCTGTGCGCAGGCAGAGGTTTGAGCTTAAAAAATTACCGCTTTCATCCAGTTTTTTCCTGATATCCATTGCCTCATTTTCAAAAAGACACATGGGCTTTTCAGCAAACACATGCATATTACGGTCAAAAGCCTTCATTATCTGAGGGTAGTGGGTATCGTCAAAACCTGCAATAACCGCAATATCCAGATTTTCATCAAGCAGTTTATCCGCATCAGTGTATAGTCGTGCTTCGGGGACAGTTTCGGAAACTTTATTAAGTTTATCGGTGTTGAAGTCACAGATTGAAACAACTTCACAATGCTCATTTGCTGCAAAGTTTTTTACGTGGGCTTCGCCTACACCAAGGCCTATTACACCAACTTTAAGCATTGATTATCCTTTACCCAGAAGGGCCATTTTTTCTTGCCAGCCATATTCAAAATGTGGCTTATTCATCATGTGAACCATTTTTTCAAAGGAAAGAAAGTCCTTTGCTGTATCTACTGAGAGCTGGATTTCACCGTAATTAGGATTTGATTCCATACTGTATGATTTGAGTGAATCGATATTGCGGTATAGTTTGACTGTCACATGTTCCTGCTCATGTTCATCCATTCCGCATTCTGTCATTTTTTTGTACGCATTTGCTGAGACAACTTCTACAGACTGTCCCTTCGGGTAGCTTCTTTTGATTACGTTAGAGACAATATCGTAATCTCCGGATTTAAATATTTCAACAGCTTCATCCACCAGGCGATAATCAATCAGGGGGCTGTCACCGCAGATTCTTACAAAAGCAGTCAGTGAAAATTTGTCAATTGTTTCAAGAAAACGTCCTGAGACATTTTCAAGTGACCCTCTGTAAACCGGATAGCCGCTTTGTGCTGCATATTCGGCTAAGGGCGCATCTGATTCGAGGGTAGATGTAGAGAGAATCAGTTCATCAACTTGAGAGCATTTTTCAAGACTGGACATGAC is a window from the Maridesulfovibrio zosterae DSM 11974 genome containing:
- a CDS encoding Gfo/Idh/MocA family protein, whose amino-acid sequence is MLKVGVIGLGVGEAHVKNFAANEHCEVVSICDFNTDKLNKVSETVPEARLYTDADKLLDENLDIAVIAGFDDTHYPQIMKAFDRNMHVFAEKPMCLFENEAMDIRKKLDESGNFLSSNLCLRTAPLFISVKEAVQNGKMGRIFHMEGDYLWGRLHKMNGGWRSKMDFFSIVYGAAVHMIDILMWIYGEKPVEVFAYGNNIGGQDVKFPFDDFAVILLKFKNGLTAKITANGGCAHPHYHKVEIFGTESTFSHSPLGSVWTESREHDAPLRKAVNGYPAREERWKVISTYVDSILNDKEMSLISGDDVFDTMSVCFAVERSLQSGKAETVKYL
- a CDS encoding cytidylyltransferase domain-containing protein; the protein is MRIGIIVQARMSSSRLPGKMMKKADGKPLIWYVMSSLEKCSQVDELILSTSTLESDAPLAEYAAQSGYPVYRGSLENVSGRFLETIDKFSLTAFVRICGDSPLIDYRLVDEAVEIFKSGDYDIVSNVIKRSYPKGQSVEVVSANAYKKMTECGMDEHEQEHVTVKLYRNIDSLKSYSMESNPNYGEIQLSVDTAKDFLSFEKMVHMMNKPHFEYGWQEKMALLGKG